Part of the Hippoglossus stenolepis isolate QCI-W04-F060 chromosome 4, HSTE1.2, whole genome shotgun sequence genome is shown below.
ccctcaccatgtgcgactccccagttaaaacagtggagtctttcagattcctggggaccataattgcacaggacctgaggtgggctgagaacatcaccaccatcaccaagaaggcccagcagaggatgttcttcctgcagcaactgaagaaattcaacatgccgcagaaagtgatggtcgagttctacacggccatcattgagtccatcctcactgcatcaatcaccgtctggttcgctgcctccactgccaaggacaagggcagactgcagcggatcattcggtcagctgagaaggtcatcggctgtgacctgccggctctcctacacctgttccactccaggaccaggaagagagcaggcaagatcattgctgatccttcccatcccggccaccacctattccagagactcccatctggaaaaaggttccgggccatcaagaccaaaacctcgcgccacctgaacagttttttccccatggcagtggggctcacaaacaagccccctgcatcacactgactctgcccccgcacataacttataacttatatattgttggcactatccggaaccaatcactgcaccttagcaccgcacgtgcctattgttttttctgtatatattgttgttttatgtccgatttgttgttatgtccaaaggcaccaaccacaccaaggcaatttcctgtatatgtaaatatacttggcaataaaaagaattctgattctgattctgattctgatactCACTCACTTAAGAGACAAAGAGTGGAGTggcacagaaaaagagagatcCACTTGGCTCTGAGAGACtgattttactgtaaaataagATATTTTGGCAAGTCTGTGGTAACATTGCAACTCTTTTTATGTTAAACAGAAGAGTGGATCAGTTGTAACAGGTTTCAGGAAACAAAATCCTGAACAAACTGAACCTGTTGAGGGCAATTAGTGAGAGTTGCTAGGCCATGAAAGACACCTTCCATTTCCTCCCTACCTATACTGCTTTGCTTTACGGAGGAACCCATTAAACAGGCCATGGATTGAGCCAGCTCTTCAGACATAGAGGTTAATGGCTGCTTCTCCTGCATACAGGGCTGCCCATCCTCACCGACATGCTGAAGAGGTGGGCTCATCTACCCCTGACTAAAAGGTGGAGGGGTCAGAGGTCTTGGTTCAGATAGCTTTGCATGCTCAGTACATGAGCAGAAGCTAGTCATGAATTTCTTTATCTGCTTGGtttctctgcattgtttttacatattcaCAGTTGTGTAAACTGATGGTGAGATTAACCTGATAGGGCTGATAAAAAATCCATTTGGGCCCCATTTGACCTTTTAagtgacaacaaaacaaaaacacacagatattaCCACACTATTAATTTAGTTCATAAAACCACAGGGGTCCCTTCACTAGAGAGGGCCAAtactaaaacaaacaacatgtttgttgttgtgtacagTTCACACTGTCAACAATATTTGGCCTCACATCAAGTATGTAGACCCAACTGACATGCAGTGCGTCTGGGGCTGGAGGAGCCTTAAGAGTCTTTACCATAATTACATTCATAAGCACTATGTATTCATGAAGtccatttgataaaaaaaacattgttttctatGAGGCCCTGTAAGGAgcagaaaattatattttaagatGAAGAGAGACATGTTTCTCTGATTTAGCTTTTAGTATGTCCTTACTATGTTGTTAACATTTAGGTAACTACTTCTGTTTGCTTCTGCATAACTACTTAGGTGCTTCTACATCACAAGTAAAAACCTTTCACATTACAACACTCTCAGGGATGTAAAGGAGCAGGTTCTTTGTGGCTAACACCTGgtctatttaaaaataaaaataaaacatagcAAAATGTAACACCGCTTGAAAGATCATGATGGAAAGACACTTGTATCTCAAAACCCTACATACGGAAAACTTTATGCAACGTGCTTTTGCATTACACATTTGATATTGTCAATGTTAAATTGCTGGTTAGTTTTAAATGTCTTCCATCAACCATAACACAGGGGAAAGTAGTCATGAACTAAAGTGACATTGCATTTGAATGTAGGCATATGTGGTTGAGCAGAGATTAGGTTTATCCTACAGGTAAATTAGAGGCAAATGAGGGTTGATGTTCACTATCTTGTGGCTGTGGGGAAGATAATCCACCTTGCTCTCTTCTTTAAAAGAAGTACTTACCTCTGCCAACGACAAACAAATGAGGACACCAGTATTTGGTAATAAAATTTCATAGGGACAAGAGGCAGTCAGCGCAACTTGGCATCATACCACAAGCTTTGGGCAGTTGTATTGTTGTTTTACCACATTCTGGGAACTTGGCATTGTAGACTATCCCGTTTGAGCCAAGCAAAGCTATAAACAGCACTTTGTCACAAATCTATTGAGCCCTTGAccttaaaatattgaataattcTAAAGTAAGCAGTGAAGAATTTGCACTCGTCtgtaacattatttattattgtttcggtcatatttaattttttactttatattgtatttttctttctttctttctctcttttttctttcgtTTACTTCACTTCTCTTGATAAATGATTGATTGACActtaaagtgtttttcatttgcttttatcTATATATCTTGTGAAAGCACTTTGaaacttttgttttgaaaataattttttgattataattatttaGAAAACACTTCAGGGTCTTTTAATAAAACAGacacttgattttttttttcacttgcttatattgatattttcctttactaataataaaaacacaacaataaacagTCACTTCATCCCTCTGcaactcattttcatttattgattGTGGATGCATTAGTGTTGCTGTTAAATGATAAGATACACCATGTTGACACCAGTgtcaaagtacatttttttcttacCGTGTTACCACAATAAGATCGATACCAAAAACAGCATTGGGCAGTTGTACAAATCTAATGTAGAGATTAATGGGAAATGGCACCTTTAGTTCTCTTCTCATCATCCCTTCTTTCAAGCCCTGCAATTATTGTAAAACAGCTCCCCTACTGGCTGATTGGAGGACTGCTGGAGGAATTCTCCCAGCTCATCCAGAGAGAGATTCTCCACCCAGTTGTCCTCTGTGTTCCTCGCTGTGGCAGCACCGCTCTGCAGGGGCCTCCCATTGTTGTCAACACAGCAGTAGGCATTCCACAGGTAGTCTGGGATGTTCACACgctttatgttgtttttcacaATCCAGTTGTCTGCTGAGGGAACAGCACCTACCAGCACATAGGCCTGAGAGCAGTTGCTGCGGAAAAGGTCGTTGAGCTTGGACTCGTGGATCCTCCAGGCATTCTGGTTCAGCTTGGGGTTCTGGGGAACCACATTGGTCAGGGTGAAAGTGGCGTTGCGGCCAGGGACTGtaaaagagagggatgagagttCCAGTTGATTATGCAAGAAGAAGTGATGCATAAGGGATAAAGAGTGAAAGATGTGTCTCATTCCTCAAggataaatattaaatgaatgCTGATTGGGAAATAATTTGATGttgaaaaatattcattttgagataaaaacaaccttacacaataattatttataatttcactgcgaaaaacacacagtaattCATCCAGCGTGCTCCCACCCATGATTCAACAATAATCAAAGGCCAGCCTGTGGAGTATGTTGAAAATTATAAATATCTTGGGACAGTCATTGATTCTAAACTAACCTTTAGTAACAACTGCGAGGCAGTTTGAAAAAAGGTGCCTTAGAAAATTGTCCCGTTTTAACATTGACGTAACCATGCTGAGCCTCTTTTATCGAGCTTTTATGGAATCTGTGTTGTCTTTTTCCCTTGTGTCTTGGTTTGGTAGCCTGTCTCTGCAGGACAAAATCGCCCTCAACCAAATAATAAAGTGGGCTAGTAGGCTTATAGGCGAGTCTCAACTCCACCTCTTGGTGCTTAACTCCACTCAGATTAAATGCAAGGCCAACTCCGTTCTTTGGGATTGTTTTCACCCTTTAAATAGCGAGTTCCAGCTCCTCCGCTCTGGCCGTCGTTATGTGGCTCCTAAGGATCGAACCAAGTGCTGCAGACAGAGCTTTGTACCTGCAGCGATTGTGCTTCTTAACAAATAGGTACGAGGGATGCACCTCATTTGTAGCACGTTTAGCACTCCAGGCTCCTGTAGGAGCATTGGGTGCCTATGGGGAGGGGGTGGTTAAGCACTTGTCGTGACTCATGGCTGTACTATGTTCGGTGCTGTCTGCTGTATTGTGTTGATGTCTGTtgtgagtgttttatttttatgaattgATAAGGTTGTGATGTCCTCTTTTTAACTAATGTTGTATTGTGGTCTGTTTCCAAGGATTTCTGTTCCCTGTCTGCACAACAAATTTATCCTTGGGTACTAATAAAgaaacctaacctaacctaacagTTCTTACCTTGCAGAGGATATAAAACAGCAGTAGTTATGAGTAAGTATCTGCAAATGTCTTCTGGCATAGTATCTGCTctatatttattcttttgtgtAACATGAGCTAAATTAAACTGTGAAGATTAAGTTAAGATACATTGGAATGATATGACACATTTGTCATTGCCAGTGGAATCAGAGTAAAACACAGTGTTGTGGATATTTTCCAGCAACTATTCATAGCATGATCTTACTTTGGGCATGTTTAGGGTCACATATGTCATTACGGACATGGCTTTGTATCATGCAAGATGATTTAAGTAtagaggtcaaggtcactgcgGACATGCAGCTGTGCTAAGATAATTTATTGCCTCTTTAGTGATGTATCTCCTTCTAAGAAACCATTCAAACCTTTTATGTTAAAAGTTATAAGTGTGGCAGATCCATGGCATGGAATAAATACTTCATGTGTGTTGCTCTTTCTCTGTTGACCATTCTCGCAGCATGTGGAGACATTAAACGTCTCACTGGCTAAATTCAACATAACCATCTCACAGTAAACAATATTACTTATGAATGAATATCTACACTAAGAGGGTATTAGCTGCAGGCCATGCTAACGTTGGGAGGATtactgaaaatgtttctttatttgacATCACTGAACAAATCACATCGTGATTTAAGTGATAAGCACGATGGATTTAAAGCAATAAAGAAACACATGTATCCGAGTTCTCCATCAACACTGTTGAACTTGACATTTTTGGTGCTCCAAACAAACCCCTCCTACCTGCATGGTGTCCGTTGGGGTTAAGGTGACCCCGGTCGAAGCCAGAGTGTGTGTAGTCTTCATTCAGAGCCTGTCTCTCTCCCAGGTAGACCCCAGGGTGGTCCTTCCCCAGCCAGTAGCCATCCTTCATCTCAGCTTGCCAGGACAAGTTAACCAGCTGAAAGGCAAAAACTAACCTTTAAACACACCAATTGCCAAATGCAAGCACAGCTTATGTATGATATCCTTGtacaaaaaaatatagattCTTTATTTATGCATTATGTATATGCATGTGCTCCCTACTTAATATGTATAACAAATTGTGGTGAGGATGAATTTTTAACACATTAGTAGATTCACACAAAGTATGAACACACCAACCTGAGGCTCTACAAACCACCTcttctccctgcctcctccattgCTGGGCTGGAACTGATAGGCAGCGTAGACAGCAATGCGATGGTTGGTGTCATAGAGTGTGGCAAAGTGGTACCTGATAGAGAGAGATGAAGTGGATAATTAAGACATCAGATGCATTGCTCTAGAAAATTAGAGCCAAAGAAACATTTACACTAAAAATATCAACTGACAAGATTTTAGCAAATGTCCAAGATTCAAATGATCAGTTGAAAGTGAATGAAAAGATGAATTAGACAAGAAACCAAGCATATGCACATCTTCCTGAGCAAAGTCAAGTTGTGTATGGTGCTGTGTTTTACTGTAGTGTCATTTCTTAGTTCCACTTTCCAACCCTTATTTACCTGTGTTTTACCCTTATTTACCCAGGGTTCCTGGGTTAGATGGGATTGGATTGAAATACCCATATTGGTATGTACCCTCTCTGTGAACTCTTTCATATGTCATTGTCCAGTTGTGAAATACCTGTCATGTGGAAATGTTCACGCGTCAGTCCCTTGCATAAAGGTCAGGATGCACTGGAACTCAATAACTATAGATCAATTTCAATCCAAACACTTTTGAGAAGCTAATTTATAATTAACTATCATACTGTCTAATTCATAATAACATTTTATCACCTTTTCAATCTGGTTTTCGAACAAATCACTCCACAACTACAGCTTTACTAAAActtacaaattatattttttctccaactaatgataataaattaaCAGGAGCACTCTACTCTGTTGGTCTGTCTCATAATGTTATACTATGTTTCAACTCTTATCATCATAGCAGGAAACAATGTTTTGTTATACAGGGAAACAgatctgataaataaataaacataaatagaTGTATTTATTATCTGGGGATAGCTTGTTATCCTAAACTCCAAACGTATTGTTTAAAGATGTAAGTTTGACTTAAACCTATCATGTAACTTAAGTTTATTTACCTGTTGACAAAGCGATGACAGAGACGGGCCGCCCCAGGAGTAGAAGCCCCCCACTCTGGCACCTTCTCTTTATAGAAGTACTTCATACATTCTGGTTCATCCTGGGTCAGAATGACAAAATGAGACAAGCCCCTGATTGAAtcaccatcacaacacacacaaatggacacaAATGTGTGTCCAATAAATAAACTGAGGTCACCAACCTCAAAACGTCCCACAACATCAGCAcggacagagaagaggaagaggaggagagcacaCAAAGGTACCAAGCTCTGCATTGTGGACTAAACTTTAGGTATCAGGGATTCTCGACTGCCCCCTTGagtcaaatgaaacaaaacaggaCAAATTCATTTTACAGTGCGTTGGTCCACGGTAGAAGCCTGTAGGCCCTCACATGGAAGGGGGGTCAgcttgtttgcagtgtgtgtttgcatgtgtgtatttccaCTCACCTGCCGGTGCACCAGTCTGCTGCCACACGCTGCCCTGAGCAGGAAGGGGCTTTTATATGTGACTTCTCCTCACCTTTCACCTTATTTGTCCGCTGTTTTTATTTGCACGCCTGTATGTCGACACGTGACATTTGTGCGGGATGACCCTGAATCAGGTGTGGTGCTTTGAATGTGCAAGAGCGAGCGGAATATGGGATTGATGTGAGACAATatcctgtatatatatatatatatatatacactgttcTTAAGTACAAATTGAGATACTTTTAgttgtgtgtttccattttCAGCTACTTTATACATCTTCTCCACGACGAATCAGAGGCAAA
Proteins encoded:
- the si:dkey-243k1.3 gene encoding endonuclease domain-containing 1 protein-like, encoding MQSLVPLCALLLFLFSVRADVVGRFEDEPECMKYFYKEKVPEWGASTPGAARLCHRFVNRYHFATLYDTNHRIAVYAAYQFQPSNGGGREKRWFVEPQLVNLSWQAEMKDGYWLGKDHPGVYLGERQALNEDYTHSGFDRGHLNPNGHHAVPGRNATFTLTNVVPQNPKLNQNAWRIHESKLNDLFRSNCSQAYVLVGAVPSADNWIVKNNIKRVNIPDYLWNAYCCVDNNGRPLQSGAATARNTEDNWVENLSLDELGEFLQQSSNQPVGELFYNNCRA